In Aureibaculum algae, the following are encoded in one genomic region:
- the meaB gene encoding methylmalonyl Co-A mutase-associated GTPase MeaB, translating to MKNYKSKNRLNAAEYINGVLAGDRVLLSRAITIIESNLTSDKKLAKEIIQSILPNSGNSIRIGITGVPGVGKSTFIEAFGKLLISKGHKVAILSIDPSSQRSKGSILGDKTRMEDLANLDEAYIRPSASGDTLGGVANKTGETMFLCEAAGYDVILVETVGVGQSETAVHSMTDFFLLLMLAGAGDELQGIKKGIMEMADMLVINKADGDNVKMSQMAKRQYQNALHIFPLSESGWSPLVSTVSAIKNTGIEWVWDEIGNYKKLVYTNGYFVKNRNRQKIQWMYNNINDSLKELFYGSKDISNELTDLEEKVISSEISPVKAAENIIKKFKASF from the coding sequence ATGAAGAATTACAAGTCGAAAAACAGACTAAATGCCGCCGAATATATTAATGGAGTACTTGCAGGAGATCGAGTTCTTTTATCGAGAGCTATTACAATTATTGAAAGTAATTTAACGAGTGATAAAAAACTGGCAAAAGAGATTATTCAATCGATTTTGCCAAACTCAGGTAATTCTATTAGAATTGGTATAACCGGTGTACCTGGTGTTGGTAAAAGTACATTTATCGAAGCTTTTGGTAAACTCTTAATTTCTAAAGGCCATAAAGTTGCCATTTTATCAATTGACCCGAGTAGCCAACGTTCAAAAGGGAGTATTTTAGGTGATAAAACCCGTATGGAAGATTTAGCCAATTTGGATGAAGCCTACATTAGACCTTCCGCCTCTGGTGATACCTTAGGTGGTGTAGCCAATAAAACTGGAGAAACAATGTTCCTTTGTGAAGCTGCTGGTTACGATGTTATACTCGTTGAAACGGTAGGTGTTGGACAATCAGAAACTGCCGTTCATAGCATGACTGATTTCTTTTTATTATTGATGTTAGCTGGAGCAGGTGATGAATTACAAGGCATCAAAAAAGGTATTATGGAAATGGCTGACATGTTGGTGATTAATAAGGCTGATGGTGATAATGTTAAAATGAGCCAAATGGCCAAAAGACAATATCAAAATGCTTTACATATTTTCCCATTATCAGAATCTGGATGGAGTCCATTAGTAAGTACGGTTTCTGCCATAAAAAATACAGGTATCGAATGGGTTTGGGATGAAATTGGTAATTATAAAAAGTTAGTTTATACCAACGGTTATTTTGTCAAAAACAGAAACCGTCAAAAAATACAATGGATGTATAATAACATAAATGATTCTTTAAAAGAATTATTCTATGGTTCTAAAGACATTTCGAATGAGCTTACTGATTTAGAAGAAAAAGTTATTTCTTCGGAAATATCACCAGTAAAGGCTGCCGAAAATATAATTAAAAAATTTAAAGCTTCTTTTTAG
- a CDS encoding acyl-[acyl-carrier-protein] thioesterase, whose product MSDYYFDKQFELRYFEMNKLGLASPTTMLALLEETAADHCYSINHSLYDLISNNIGWVLVSGAFQMDRYPNYKEKITIRTWLSSYSLIKGYRENIIFDEQQNIIGRAKGLWLFFDVEKRKPFPIYEDIKQKWSYNSGVSFNRDIKLKIPPLIADSDIPFETFKVNRFDTDMNKHVNNIRYLQWVIESIPEHIVDNYYLHEIDGHFIAEAKYGDVIISLTKEDGNENSFIHTIKIKGSDKVCATAKSVWRKN is encoded by the coding sequence ATGTCTGATTATTATTTTGACAAGCAATTTGAGCTTAGATATTTTGAAATGAATAAATTGGGATTGGCTTCACCCACCACAATGTTAGCATTGTTAGAAGAGACTGCTGCCGACCATTGCTATTCTATAAATCATAGTTTATACGATCTCATTTCTAATAATATTGGTTGGGTTTTAGTTTCTGGTGCTTTTCAAATGGATCGATATCCAAATTATAAAGAAAAAATTACAATAAGAACTTGGTTATCTAGCTACTCTTTAATTAAGGGGTATAGAGAAAACATTATTTTTGATGAACAACAAAATATCATTGGTAGAGCTAAAGGACTATGGCTTTTCTTTGATGTTGAAAAACGAAAACCATTTCCTATTTATGAGGATATAAAACAAAAATGGTCCTATAACAGTGGAGTCTCTTTTAATAGAGACATAAAGCTTAAAATACCACCTCTTATTGCGGATAGTGATATTCCATTCGAAACATTTAAGGTGAACAGATTTGATACTGATATGAATAAACATGTAAATAATATTAGGTATTTACAATGGGTTATTGAATCTATACCAGAACATATTGTAGATAATTATTATTTACATGAAATAGACGGTCACTTTATTGCAGAAGCCAAATATGGTGACGTAATTATATCATTAACCAAAGAAGACGGAAATGAAAACTCTTTTATACATACCATAAAGATTAAAGGTAGTGATAAAGTTTGTGCTACAGCCAAATCAGTATGGCGTAAGAATTAA